Proteins encoded together in one Vigna angularis cultivar LongXiaoDou No.4 chromosome 5, ASM1680809v1, whole genome shotgun sequence window:
- the LOC108339593 gene encoding putative UDP-rhamnose:rhamnosyltransferase 1, with the protein MDYDLLITGSNLEEIDEFKRLMEAEFEMTDLVKLKYFLGMEFTQTTTDLVMHQQKYVRELLEWFKMTSCNSVKSPLEVNVKLRKDETEEEMQFDVQRWTDQQVHEPTKEEPHACCQTDTSNCGILFQAGRRKDELKLISYGDSDYGGDPVERKSTFGGCKTSSISMADKELHIVVFPWLAFGHNVPFLELAKLIAQKGHKISFISTPKNIHRLPKLPENLKPLLHLIEFPLPHVEELPENAENTLDTPPHLVPYLFKAYDGLEEPLTEFLEKSTPDWVICDFAPHWLPPLSSKLGIPCIFFSSFAACASSFGLELFKGKKSMESGEANLLRDAYKRTQVGQSSPPKEVNRFLETLKGAQVFATRSCMEIEGEFVKSLESLSGKLVIPTGLLPASPEDSNDHNWHTILNWLDKWEKGSVIYVAFGTEVKLSDEDFTEIAVGLELSGFPFFWAVKNRNISGGSVESQDWIENESKRGMIWRTWAPQSRILAHKSVGAFLTHCGWNSVIEGLQVGCPLVMLPFQYDQWSIAKFMEEKKVGVKVHRNEHDSKFTRDSVAKALTSVMTEEEGKYLRKEAQEMSKIVGDKQLQLKYVNEFVDYMKNNRSGYN; encoded by the exons ATGGATT ATGATCTATTAATAACAGGATCAAACTTGGAAGAGATAGATGAGTTCAAGAGGTTAATGGAAGCTGAGTTTGAGATGACCGACCTtgtaaagttaaaatatttccTAGGAATGGAGTTTACTCAAACTACTACCGATCTTGTGATGCACCAGCAGAAGTATGTGAGAGAGCTTCTCGAATGGTTTAAAATGACTTCATGCAACTCAGTTAAAAGTCCTTTGGAGGTCAACGTCAAGTTAAGGAAAGATGAGACCGAAGAGGAG ATGCAATTTGATGTTCAACGTTGGACTGATCAGCAGGTTCATGAGCCAACCAAGGAAGAGCCACATGCTTGCTGCCAAACGGATACGTCTAATTGTGGAATTCTGTTTCAAGCTGGAAGACGTAAAGATGAATTGAAGCTCATAAGCTACGGTGACTCAGACTATGGGGGAGATCCAGTGGAAAGGAAGAGTACGTTCGG TGGGTGCAAAACCAGTAGTATATCCATGGCGGATAAGGAACTGCACATTGTTGTGTTTCCATGGCTAGCCTTTGGACACAATGTTCCATTTTTGGAGCTTGCAAAGCTCATAGCTCAAAAGGGTCAcaaaatttctttcatttccacACCTAAAAACATCCATCGCCTCCCAAAACTTCCTGAAAATCTGAAACCTTTGTTGCATCTGATAGAATTCCCACTCCCCCACGTTGAAGAACTCCCTGAAAATGCAGAGAACACGCTGGACACTCCTCCGCACTTGGTTCCATACCTCTTCAAGGCTTACGATGGTCTTGAAGAACCTTTGACTGAATTTCTGGAGAAGAGCACCCCAGATTGGGTCATATGCGACTTTGCACCACACTGGCTGCCTCCACTGTCTTCCAAGCTAGGTATCCCATGcatatttttttctagttttgctGCATGTGCTTCGTCTTTTGGTTTGGAGTTGTTTAAGGGAAAGAAGAGTATGGAATCTGGGGAAGCCAATCTTTTGCGTGATGCGTATAAGAGGACGCAAGTGGGTCAGAGTTCTCCGCCTAAGGAAGTGAATCGGTTCTTAGAAACCCTGAAAGGTGCTCAAGTTTTCGCTACAAGAAGCTGCATGGAGATTGAAGGCGAGTTTGTGAAATCGCTTGAAAGTTTATCTGGGAAGTTGGTAATTCCAACTGGGTTGCTTCCAGCTTCGCCAGAAGACAGCAATGACCACAACTGGCACACCATTCTTAATTGGTTAGATAAATGGGAAAAGGGGTCAGTGATCTATGTAGCATTTGGAACTGAGGTCAAGCTGAGTGATGAAGACTTCACTGAAATTGCTGTGGGATTGGAATTGTctggttttccttttttttggGCTGTGAAGAATCGAAACATCTCAGGTGGTAGTGTTGAGTCACAGGATTGGATTGAGAATGAGTCAAAAAGGGGAATGATTTGGAGAACATGGGCACCTCAGTCAAGGATTTTAGCACACAAATCTGTTGGAGCATTCCTCACTCACTGTGGTTGGAACTCAGTGATAGAGGGTCTCCAAGTTGGGTGCCCACTTGTAATGTTGCCCTTCCAATATGATCAATGGTCAATTGCTAAGTTTATGGAGGAGAAGAAGGTAGGGGTTAAAGTACACAGAAATGAGCATGATTCCAAGTTCACTAGGGATTCAGTGGCCAAGGCACTGACATCAGTGATGACGGAAGAGGAAGGGAAATATCTTAGAAAAGAAGCACAAGAGATGAGTAAAATAGTTGGGGACAAACAACTgcaactaaaatatgtgaatgagTTTGTTGATTACATGAAAAACAATAGGTCTGGCTATAATTAG